One window of Phycisphaeraceae bacterium genomic DNA carries:
- a CDS encoding cbb3-type cytochrome c oxidase subunit I, translated as MYLVAVLFMFFLGGLAAIAVRTELLDPVRTITVQAVDAQGKPLVDADGKPVMKTEIVGQTLARWLPPKDENKLGSVDYGNQLYNRAFTLHGAIMVFMVIIPSIPASLGNFFIPLMLGAKDVAFPRLNLLSWYIYVTGSIFAVCSIILGGVDTGWTFYTPYSTTTDPDHANVVLMVLGAFILGFSSILTGLNFIVTVHKLRAPGMGWFDMPLFIWAMYSTSIIQVLATPVIGITLLLLCFERMFRIGIFDPSLGGDPVLYQHFFWFYSHPVVYVMILPAFGVISEIIPVHSHKKIFGYRAVAFASLGVALVSFLVWGHHMFASSGELGATVFSALTFLVAIPTAVKVFNWIATLYKGSIALTTPMLYALMFLFLFSIGGLTGLPLGALATDLHLHDSYFVVAHFHYVMMGGTIITFVAGLHHWWPKMFGKMYNQFWANVGAWTVFVGFNLTFFTQFFLGTQGMPRRYASYVDEYHTLHVWSTVGSYVLLLGFLIHLFVFIHSLVAGRKAPANPWGGLTLEWEAASPPSEHNFDHEPIVTHGPYDFETTVPPHWSSKDYPLPNLPANAH; from the coding sequence ATGTACCTTGTCGCGGTTTTGTTCATGTTCTTCCTGGGAGGGCTCGCGGCGATCGCGGTTCGGACAGAGCTGCTCGACCCTGTGCGCACGATCACGGTGCAGGCCGTGGACGCGCAAGGCAAACCGCTCGTCGATGCCGACGGAAAGCCGGTCATGAAGACCGAGATCGTCGGCCAAACCCTTGCGCGATGGCTCCCGCCCAAGGACGAGAACAAACTCGGCTCGGTCGATTACGGCAACCAGCTCTACAACCGCGCGTTCACGTTGCACGGCGCGATCATGGTCTTCATGGTGATTATCCCGAGCATCCCCGCCTCGCTCGGAAACTTTTTCATCCCGCTGATGCTGGGCGCCAAGGACGTCGCCTTCCCCAGGCTGAACCTGCTCAGCTGGTACATCTACGTGACGGGTTCGATCTTTGCGGTTTGCTCCATCATTCTCGGTGGCGTGGACACCGGCTGGACGTTCTACACGCCGTATTCGACGACCACCGATCCCGATCACGCGAACGTCGTGCTGATGGTGCTCGGCGCGTTCATCCTCGGGTTCAGCTCGATTTTGACCGGCCTGAACTTCATCGTGACCGTGCACAAGCTGCGGGCGCCCGGCATGGGCTGGTTCGACATGCCCCTGTTCATCTGGGCCATGTACTCGACGAGCATCATCCAGGTCCTCGCGACCCCCGTGATCGGAATCACGCTGCTCCTGCTCTGCTTCGAACGCATGTTCAGGATCGGCATCTTCGATCCGTCGCTCGGCGGCGACCCGGTCCTCTACCAGCACTTCTTCTGGTTCTACAGCCACCCGGTGGTATACGTGATGATCCTGCCCGCCTTCGGCGTGATCAGCGAAATCATCCCGGTCCACTCCCACAAGAAGATCTTCGGGTACCGCGCGGTCGCGTTCGCGTCGCTGGGCGTGGCGCTCGTCAGCTTCCTGGTCTGGGGCCACCACATGTTCGCCAGCTCCGGCGAACTCGGCGCCACCGTCTTCTCCGCGCTCACCTTCCTCGTCGCGATTCCGACGGCCGTCAAGGTGTTCAACTGGATCGCGACCCTCTACAAGGGCTCGATCGCTCTCACGACGCCGATGCTTTACGCGCTGATGTTCCTCTTCCTCTTCTCGATCGGCGGGCTCACCGGCCTGCCCCTCGGCGCACTGGCGACCGACCTCCACCTGCACGATTCGTACTTCGTCGTCGCGCACTTCCACTACGTCATGATGGGCGGCACGATCATCACCTTCGTCGCCGGGCTGCACCACTGGTGGCCGAAGATGTTCGGCAAGATGTACAACCAGTTCTGGGCCAACGTCGGCGCCTGGACCGTCTTTGTCGGCTTCAACCTGACGTTCTTCACGCAGTTCTTCCTCGGAACGCAGGGCATGCCGCGTCGATACGCGAGCTACGTCGATGAATACCACACGCTGCACGTGTGGTCCACGGTCGGATCGTATGTTCTGCTCCTGGGCTTCCTGATCCACCTCTTCGTGTTCATCCACTCGCTGGTCGCCGGTCGCAAGGCGCCCGCGAACCCGTGGGGTGGTCTGACGCTGGAGTGGGAGGCCGCCAGCCCGCCGAGCGAGCACAACTTCGATCACGAGCCGATCGTGACGCACGGACCGTACGACTTCGAGACCACCGTGCCGCCGCACTGGAGCTCGAAGGACTATCCCCTCCCGAATCTTCCCGCCAACGCGCACTGA
- a CDS encoding cytochrome c3 family protein has translation MSVLFPKWFNAFPTAAAVAGAGLLATAIGGFWYYATPKFWVVGYQPIQPVEAFSHQLHAGRLGMDCRYCHTKVEVSAEANVPNVATCYGCHAEQRLAAWRTQRVQLVREAYAKDQSIEWRRIHKLPDYVRNFPHNAHLAAGVSCFSCHGQITAMPVVHQVQPLSMSWCLDCHRDPDSRLVPKDRVTQLVWVEKFLENRGLGGGSSSTQQPTSGDVVHSLTRQPPQGCGACHY, from the coding sequence TTGTCAGTCCTATTTCCCAAATGGTTTAACGCGTTCCCAACCGCCGCAGCGGTCGCCGGCGCCGGCCTGCTCGCGACTGCGATCGGCGGATTCTGGTACTACGCGACACCCAAATTCTGGGTCGTCGGATACCAACCTATCCAGCCGGTCGAAGCGTTCAGCCACCAGCTCCACGCCGGCCGACTCGGAATGGACTGTCGCTACTGCCACACCAAAGTTGAAGTCTCCGCGGAAGCCAACGTTCCGAACGTTGCGACATGCTACGGATGTCACGCGGAGCAGCGGCTCGCGGCGTGGAGAACGCAGCGCGTGCAACTGGTCCGAGAGGCTTACGCGAAGGACCAGTCGATCGAGTGGCGCCGCATTCACAAGCTGCCGGACTATGTTCGAAACTTCCCGCACAATGCGCACCTTGCCGCGGGAGTTTCGTGCTTTTCGTGTCACGGACAGATCACGGCGATGCCGGTCGTGCACCAGGTGCAGCCGCTCTCGATGAGCTGGTGTCTTGATTGCCATCGCGATCCGGACTCCCGGCTGGTGCCGAAAGATCGTGTCACGCAGTTGGTCTGGGTCGAAAAATTCCTCGAGAATCGAGGGCTCGGCGGCGGCTCGAGTTCCACGCAGCAGCCGACGTCGGGCGATGTCGTTCACTCTTTGACGCGCCAGCCCCCGCAGGGCTGCGGCGCTTGCCACTACTAG
- the nrfD gene encoding polysulfide reductase NrfD, whose product MPTYPVPPGTGDGSLVDDPAVRAPLVLNNRSFHDITEIVCGYAEKPPGKWWLPVFGMTFTIAQIGALFILYLIITGIGAWGLNNQVDWAWDITNFVFWIGIGHAGTLISAILCLLKQKWRTAVNRSAEAMTIFAVICAATFPGIHIGRQWMAWFLLPIPNSNAIWPNFKSPLLWDVFAVSTYGTVSLLFWYMGMIPDFATLRDRADLRLRRNGEGPRVLPFLPLRTDTIRAYVYGFLAMGWRFSSRHWHRYEVAYLVLAGISTPLVLSVHSIVSFDFATSILPGWHTTIFPPYFVAGAIFGGFAMVLLLLIPARELFPNMKDLITLRHIENMAKVLLATGMIVGFAYSMEFFIAWYSGNEYESFLFTNVRARGPYAWAYWTMIFCNVVSPQVFWIRFCRQSALIVFIVSIFVTIGMWFERFVIIVTSLHRAFLPGEWSMFWPTAVDIGIFVGSCGIFLTLFLLFLRFLPVFAMAEVKAVLPQASPHHHPEGGHGHGKDGH is encoded by the coding sequence CTGCCGACGTATCCCGTGCCGCCCGGCACGGGCGATGGATCGCTTGTGGATGATCCGGCGGTCCGCGCACCGCTGGTTCTCAACAACCGCTCGTTCCACGACATCACGGAGATCGTGTGCGGCTACGCCGAGAAGCCGCCCGGAAAGTGGTGGCTGCCGGTCTTTGGCATGACCTTCACCATCGCGCAGATCGGTGCGCTCTTCATCCTCTACCTGATCATCACCGGCATCGGCGCGTGGGGTCTCAACAACCAGGTCGACTGGGCCTGGGATATCACCAACTTCGTCTTCTGGATCGGTATCGGTCACGCCGGAACGCTGATCTCGGCGATCTTGTGCCTGCTCAAGCAGAAGTGGCGCACGGCGGTCAACCGCAGCGCCGAAGCGATGACCATCTTCGCGGTTATCTGCGCCGCGACATTCCCCGGCATCCACATCGGCCGCCAGTGGATGGCGTGGTTCCTCCTGCCGATCCCCAACAGCAACGCCATCTGGCCGAACTTCAAGAGCCCGCTTTTGTGGGACGTGTTCGCTGTCAGCACATACGGCACGGTTTCCCTGCTGTTCTGGTATATGGGCATGATCCCCGATTTCGCGACGCTCCGCGATCGGGCCGACTTGCGCCTCCGCCGCAACGGCGAGGGTCCGCGCGTGCTTCCCTTCCTGCCGCTGCGGACCGACACAATCCGCGCGTACGTGTACGGGTTCCTCGCGATGGGGTGGCGCTTCAGCAGCCGCCACTGGCATCGGTACGAAGTCGCGTATCTTGTGCTCGCGGGCATCAGCACCCCGCTGGTGTTGAGCGTGCACTCGATCGTTTCGTTCGACTTCGCCACGTCGATCCTGCCCGGCTGGCACACGACGATCTTCCCGCCCTATTTCGTTGCTGGCGCCATCTTCGGCGGCTTCGCGATGGTGCTCCTGCTCCTGATCCCGGCGCGTGAGCTCTTCCCCAACATGAAGGACCTGATCACGCTCCGCCATATCGAGAACATGGCGAAGGTGCTCCTGGCGACCGGCATGATCGTCGGTTTTGCCTATTCGATGGAATTCTTCATCGCCTGGTACAGCGGGAACGAGTACGAATCGTTCCTGTTCACCAACGTCCGCGCACGCGGGCCCTACGCGTGGGCGTACTGGACGATGATCTTTTGCAACGTCGTCAGCCCGCAGGTCTTCTGGATCCGGTTCTGCCGCCAGAGTGCGCTCATCGTGTTCATCGTCTCGATCTTCGTGACGATCGGCATGTGGTTCGAGCGCTTCGTGATCATCGTCACGAGCCTTCACCGCGCGTTCCTGCCGGGCGAGTGGAGCATGTTCTGGCCGACCGCCGTGGACATCGGCATCTTCGTCGGCTCGTGCGGCATATTCCTGACCCTCTTCCTCCTGTTCCTCCGTTTCCTGCCTGTCTTCGCGATGGCCGAAGTCAAGGCGGTTCTGCCTCAAGCCAGTCCGCATCATCACCCCGAAGGTGGACACGGTCACGGAAAGGACGGTCACTAA
- a CDS encoding c-type cytochrome, whose amino-acid sequence MNNDLKITGSTLAIAAGVLAALGAQGCRGDRSEKPPHQFFPDMDDQPKWAPQAETPFYANKRTMRETPANVVAFGRVDITGDQSWGKPWAEQRVALLRDGEEVYFGTKGMNADGTVNYVDRIPASIAVTPDFIKLGQTKFNIYCSVCHGFDGSGKGMVGQAWSYALPNFFDDKYKDVKQYTGKDGYIFHTVRYGVTTNGEQKMPPYGHALDEMQAWAVVAYFRTLQESRAVPLSDVPESERPALEEKLRAAAIPAFAPAAPPAAPAEQPTPQPQGGGK is encoded by the coding sequence ATGAACAACGATCTGAAAATCACCGGAAGCACGCTCGCGATCGCCGCGGGAGTGCTCGCCGCGCTCGGCGCGCAGGGCTGCCGGGGGGACCGGAGCGAGAAGCCTCCGCATCAGTTCTTCCCCGACATGGACGATCAGCCCAAGTGGGCACCGCAGGCCGAGACCCCGTTCTACGCGAACAAGCGCACGATGCGTGAAACACCCGCGAACGTCGTCGCATTCGGGCGCGTGGATATCACGGGCGATCAGTCGTGGGGCAAGCCGTGGGCGGAACAGCGCGTCGCCCTCCTTCGCGACGGCGAAGAGGTGTACTTCGGCACCAAGGGCATGAACGCCGACGGCACGGTCAACTACGTCGACAGAATCCCCGCCTCGATCGCGGTCACCCCCGATTTCATCAAGCTCGGACAAACCAAGTTCAACATCTACTGCTCGGTCTGCCACGGATTCGACGGCTCGGGGAAGGGCATGGTCGGTCAGGCCTGGTCCTACGCACTCCCCAATTTCTTCGATGACAAGTACAAGGACGTGAAGCAGTACACCGGCAAAGACGGCTACATCTTCCACACGGTGCGCTACGGCGTGACGACCAACGGCGAACAGAAAATGCCGCCCTACGGACACGCACTCGACGAGATGCAGGCGTGGGCCGTGGTCGCCTACTTCCGAACGCTCCAGGAATCGCGCGCCGTGCCGCTCTCGGACGTTCCCGAATCCGAGCGCCCCGCCCTCGAAGAAAAGCTCCGCGCTGCCGCGATTCCTGCTTTCGCTCCGGCAGCACCACCGGCCGCGCCCGCCGAGCAACCGACACCGCAACCTCAGGGAGGTGGCAAGTGA
- a CDS encoding TAT-variant-translocated molybdopterin oxidoreductase: protein MSKSDQCPSTAKEGPKQKKGKQELSRERRNLLTSVNGRAAWRSLDEVADTGEFRDFLEREFPAGVTDFLSGTRRTFMKIMGASFALAGAATLPGCRRPDHKILPYSQHPPEDVIPGKPLYYATSMPLPGGGAEGLLVETHEGRPTKIEGNPLHPINRGRSSVAAQASVLSLYDPDRLKEPVFFNRKRNNGAGEHLVATWDDFVKWGKEYFPRFDKTQGAGLAIVVDKVSSPTRDSIRDSILKKWPKATWIAYDSTENLGPAQGSKAAFGAPMCDAIDFTKAKVIVSFDRDFLTGDGRALVHARDFASTRRVEELTDEMSRLYMIESGFCLTGAQADHRIRATPSKVLACLVELSKFVLPKTGGAFNSAADALAGASVVPISDSERRFIEEAAKDLLDHGKKGGTMVLVGAHLPAPAHAIAHAINSALGCTCIAYNPMSEEAASDSRAAMIALTQAMKAGKYESVLCVGANPAYTAPDSKAFTEAFSKLEGAVSLSVELTETSEIATWNLNGCHYLESWGDTISTDGVIAPVQPMISPLYAAVDADGHRSGQAPMSEIEFLAFISGDLREDGTPRDGFELVRRTWKSALSVKAGGDFEKAWKRALHDGVLAGTGYKPATPKVDVAGVATSWNGFRIEQPASGALEAVIRTSWMFDGRNTNVSWLQELPQHGTAVVWDNPAVMSPKTADRLGVLPASATVTDPETMYTKQKYPAGHVAEFSFNGRTVKCVVWILPGVADDTVLFMNGYGRRKGGLVADGVGFDIGQIRGDSGNWLASVTCKDTGEMHPIASTQMHWSLEGRTALVRAVDLPTYQKFGGKSVPDNDSIYADNSTGKLNFAEQLGDLAHTPPNNSIYINPFTRSAAEVDPNDPGYLKVPGWPDKLRSDKPQPPDYALRHQWGMTIDLSTCTGCGACTIACQAENNIPVVGKKEVAKGREMHWIRVDRYFAGSYFDHANPGQLDYNAPEFMLHQPVACVQCENAPCETVCPVNATVHGNEGHNFMTYNRCIGTRYCANNCPYKVRRFNFFEYGLTKFNGGYIGQELIDSIAPDRGGITGSGEHNKINPNLIPPRLRDKLDQITRMQKNPNVTTRMRGIMEKCTYCIQRTNSAKIEVRLQDLQFVPDGFMQVACQQACPSDSIIFGDILDINTEYTDAEGHKRKGSRVHHSRRSRRSYLLLGYLNTRPRTSHLLRVNNPNPALVDATRKNAWDHPFHGSHDAGHEGGHGSPEHETPAGSKEHAFFDRRRKSEDKGYALSLSVLSGGGHA from the coding sequence ATGAGCAAGTCCGATCAATGCCCTTCGACCGCCAAAGAAGGGCCCAAGCAGAAGAAGGGAAAGCAGGAGTTGTCGCGCGAGCGGCGGAACCTGCTCACGTCCGTCAACGGACGGGCCGCTTGGCGCAGCCTCGATGAAGTGGCGGACACCGGCGAGTTCCGCGATTTTCTCGAGCGGGAATTCCCGGCTGGAGTGACGGACTTCCTGAGCGGAACGCGCCGTACGTTCATGAAGATCATGGGCGCTTCGTTCGCGCTCGCCGGTGCCGCGACGCTTCCGGGTTGCCGCCGCCCCGATCACAAGATTCTGCCCTACTCCCAGCATCCGCCGGAGGATGTGATCCCCGGTAAGCCGCTGTATTACGCGACGAGCATGCCGCTGCCGGGTGGGGGCGCCGAAGGGCTTCTTGTCGAGACACACGAGGGCAGGCCGACGAAGATCGAGGGAAATCCTCTCCATCCGATCAACCGCGGGCGCAGCAGCGTCGCGGCGCAGGCGAGCGTGCTCTCGCTGTACGACCCCGACCGCCTCAAAGAGCCGGTCTTCTTCAATCGCAAGCGGAATAACGGCGCGGGCGAGCATCTTGTCGCAACGTGGGACGACTTTGTGAAGTGGGGCAAGGAGTACTTCCCCAGGTTCGACAAGACGCAGGGCGCGGGACTCGCGATCGTCGTTGACAAGGTTTCGAGCCCGACGCGTGATTCAATCCGTGATTCAATCCTGAAGAAGTGGCCCAAGGCGACTTGGATCGCGTACGACTCGACGGAGAATCTCGGACCGGCACAGGGTTCGAAGGCCGCGTTCGGCGCGCCGATGTGCGACGCGATCGACTTCACCAAGGCGAAGGTCATCGTTTCGTTCGATCGCGACTTCCTCACCGGCGACGGACGCGCGCTGGTGCACGCGCGCGACTTCGCTTCGACGCGCCGCGTTGAAGAGCTGACCGACGAGATGAGCCGCCTCTACATGATCGAGAGCGGATTCTGCCTCACCGGCGCGCAGGCCGATCACCGGATTCGTGCGACCCCGAGCAAGGTGCTCGCGTGTCTCGTCGAACTATCCAAATTCGTGCTGCCGAAGACCGGCGGCGCATTCAACAGCGCGGCCGACGCCCTCGCCGGCGCTTCAGTCGTTCCGATTTCCGATTCAGAACGACGTTTCATCGAAGAAGCCGCCAAGGACCTGCTCGATCACGGGAAAAAGGGCGGCACGATGGTTCTCGTCGGTGCGCACCTGCCCGCTCCGGCACACGCGATCGCCCACGCGATCAACTCGGCGCTCGGCTGCACGTGCATCGCGTACAACCCGATGTCGGAGGAGGCCGCTTCCGACTCGCGTGCCGCGATGATCGCGCTGACGCAAGCGATGAAGGCGGGGAAGTACGAGAGCGTGCTCTGCGTCGGGGCCAATCCGGCGTACACCGCGCCCGATTCGAAGGCTTTCACTGAAGCCTTCTCGAAGCTCGAGGGCGCGGTTTCGCTCTCGGTCGAACTGACCGAAACGAGCGAGATTGCGACGTGGAATCTCAACGGTTGCCACTATCTCGAGTCCTGGGGCGACACGATCTCGACCGACGGCGTGATCGCGCCGGTGCAGCCGATGATTTCTCCGCTCTACGCGGCGGTCGATGCCGACGGCCATCGTTCCGGTCAGGCGCCGATGAGCGAGATCGAGTTCCTCGCGTTTATCAGCGGCGACCTGCGCGAAGACGGCACGCCACGCGATGGATTCGAGCTCGTGCGTCGCACGTGGAAATCGGCGCTCAGCGTCAAAGCGGGAGGCGATTTCGAAAAGGCGTGGAAGCGTGCGCTGCACGACGGCGTGCTCGCCGGCACGGGCTACAAGCCCGCGACTCCGAAGGTGGATGTTGCGGGCGTCGCGACATCGTGGAACGGATTCAGGATCGAGCAGCCCGCGAGCGGCGCGCTCGAAGCAGTGATCCGCACGAGCTGGATGTTCGACGGCCGCAACACCAACGTGTCCTGGCTGCAGGAGCTCCCGCAGCACGGCACGGCCGTGGTCTGGGACAATCCGGCGGTGATGAGCCCGAAGACGGCCGATCGCCTCGGCGTTCTTCCGGCCAGCGCGACTGTCACCGATCCGGAAACGATGTATACCAAGCAGAAGTACCCGGCGGGTCACGTCGCCGAGTTCTCGTTCAACGGTCGCACTGTGAAGTGCGTCGTGTGGATTCTGCCGGGCGTCGCCGACGACACGGTGTTGTTCATGAACGGTTACGGCCGGCGCAAGGGCGGTCTTGTTGCCGACGGCGTCGGTTTCGACATCGGCCAGATCCGAGGCGACTCGGGCAACTGGCTTGCTTCGGTCACCTGCAAAGACACCGGCGAGATGCATCCGATCGCCAGCACGCAGATGCACTGGAGCCTCGAAGGTCGTACGGCGCTCGTGCGGGCGGTCGATCTGCCGACATATCAGAAGTTCGGCGGCAAGAGTGTTCCCGACAACGACTCGATTTACGCCGACAACAGCACGGGCAAGCTCAACTTCGCCGAGCAGCTCGGGGACCTCGCGCACACGCCGCCCAACAACTCGATCTACATCAACCCGTTCACGCGTTCCGCGGCGGAAGTCGATCCGAACGATCCTGGATATCTCAAAGTCCCCGGCTGGCCCGACAAGCTGCGCAGCGACAAGCCCCAGCCTCCGGACTACGCGCTCCGTCACCAGTGGGGGATGACGATCGACCTCTCGACCTGCACGGGCTGCGGCGCGTGCACGATCGCCTGCCAGGCGGAAAACAACATCCCCGTGGTCGGCAAGAAAGAAGTGGCCAAGGGCCGCGAGATGCACTGGATCCGCGTCGATCGCTATTTCGCCGGTTCGTATTTCGATCACGCCAATCCGGGCCAACTCGACTACAACGCGCCCGAGTTCATGCTTCACCAGCCCGTGGCGTGCGTGCAGTGCGAGAACGCGCCGTGCGAAACGGTGTGCCCGGTGAACGCGACGGTGCACGGCAATGAGGGTCACAACTTCATGACCTACAACCGCTGCATCGGCACGCGCTACTGCGCCAACAACTGCCCGTACAAGGTGCGCCGCTTCAACTTCTTTGAGTACGGCCTCACCAAGTTCAACGGCGGATACATTGGTCAGGAACTCATCGATTCGATCGCGCCCGATCGTGGCGGCATCACGGGCTCCGGCGAGCACAACAAGATCAACCCCAACCTGATCCCGCCCCGCCTGCGCGACAAGCTCGATCAGATCACGCGCATGCAGAAGAACCCCAACGTGACGACGCGCATGCGCGGCATCATGGAGAAGTGCACCTACTGCATCCAGCGCACCAATTCGGCCAAGATCGAGGTGCGTTTGCAGGATCTGCAGTTCGTGCCGGATGGTTTCATGCAGGTCGCCTGCCAGCAGGCATGCCCGAGCGATTCGATCATCTTCGGCGACATCCTGGATATCAATACGGAATACACCGATGCCGAAGGCCACAAGCGCAAGGGGAGCCGCGTCCATCACTCGCGCCGCAGCCGGCGTTCGTACCTTCTGCTCGGCTACCTGAACACACGCCCGCGCACGAGCCATCTGCTTCGGGTGAACAACCCGAATCCGGCGCTCGTCGATGCGACGCGCAAGAACGCCTGGGATCACCCGTTCCACGGTTCGCACGATGCGGGCCACGAGGGCGGACACGGATCTCCGGAACACGAAACCCCGGCCGGCTCGAAGGAGCACGCCTTCTTCGATCGCCGCCGGAAATCTGAAGACAAGGGCTACGCGCTCAGCCTGAGCGTGCTGAGCGGCGGAGGTCACGCGTGA
- a CDS encoding DUF3341 domain-containing protein, giving the protein MAKQRKVYVTESGENVYGVIAEFATPADIYHAAEKVRDAGYSQWDVYAPFPIHGIDEAMGQKRTKLPLACALIGLAGAGLGFLMQYWMSGVNYQLVVQGKPYGPWEPFVPITFELGILFTAFSALICMLAFNGLPRHNHPLLRKERFLSCSDDTLAICIESADDKFDPDQTRAMLERLGGKNIDLVEGD; this is encoded by the coding sequence ATGGCGAAGCAACGCAAGGTTTATGTCACCGAGAGCGGCGAAAACGTGTACGGCGTGATTGCGGAGTTCGCGACGCCGGCGGATATCTACCACGCCGCCGAGAAAGTGCGAGACGCCGGATACTCGCAGTGGGATGTGTACGCGCCATTTCCGATTCACGGCATCGATGAGGCGATGGGTCAGAAGCGCACGAAGCTTCCGCTTGCCTGTGCACTGATCGGTCTTGCCGGCGCCGGTCTCGGCTTCCTGATGCAGTATTGGATGAGCGGCGTGAACTACCAGCTCGTCGTTCAGGGAAAACCCTACGGCCCATGGGAGCCCTTCGTTCCGATCACCTTCGAACTCGGCATCCTCTTCACCGCCTTCTCGGCGCTGATCTGCATGCTCGCGTTCAACGGTCTGCCCCGGCACAACCACCCGCTCCTCAGGAAGGAGCGCTTCCTTTCCTGCAGCGACGACACGCTGGCGATCTGCATCGAGAGCGCCGACGACAAGTTTGATCCGGATCAGACTCGTGCGATGCTCGAACGTCTGGGCGGCAAAAACATCGATCTGGTCGAAGGTGACTGA
- a CDS encoding SCO family protein, which translates to MFAQRHQLLALVSATAIIAGGASAQIARTYDPSKSGVAPATGATTSGLDTDQKVGAFVPMELRFTSAEGKEVRLGDLFDLEKGTAASGGKHRPVLVTLVYYDCPVVCSATMDKLAGAFRRLDYKIGKDFKVAYFSFDSTETAKRAMQVKESYVLGNYPEGLGDNGKMNPLVADNWNFFVGTAAANRELANALGFKYRVADNGQFAHSSVFMILTPDGRISRYLSPFLGDDKALAEQMKLALLEASDGKIAKGVSELMMSWCFMYDPKAGAYTLQAMRVMKFGAIVSIVAVGSLIAGLMFIDRARRKRPQPGSEGRAVQDNRIVENGGEELRAPGSGPAQGTSFSS; encoded by the coding sequence GTGTTCGCACAGCGTCACCAGCTTCTCGCCCTTGTGTCCGCCACCGCGATCATCGCGGGCGGCGCCTCCGCGCAGATCGCGCGGACCTACGACCCCTCAAAGTCCGGCGTGGCGCCCGCGACCGGCGCGACGACGTCCGGGCTCGACACCGACCAGAAGGTCGGCGCATTCGTTCCGATGGAATTGCGCTTCACGAGCGCCGAAGGCAAAGAGGTCCGGCTCGGTGATCTGTTCGATCTCGAAAAAGGCACGGCGGCTTCCGGCGGCAAACACCGGCCGGTGCTCGTCACGCTGGTGTATTACGACTGCCCGGTTGTGTGCAGCGCAACGATGGATAAGCTCGCCGGCGCGTTTCGCCGGCTCGACTACAAAATCGGCAAGGACTTCAAGGTCGCCTACTTCAGTTTCGATTCGACCGAGACGGCCAAGCGGGCGATGCAGGTGAAGGAGTCGTACGTTCTCGGCAACTACCCGGAAGGTCTCGGCGACAACGGAAAGATGAATCCGCTGGTGGCCGACAACTGGAATTTCTTTGTCGGGACGGCCGCCGCAAACCGCGAACTCGCCAACGCGCTCGGATTCAAGTATCGGGTGGCGGACAACGGCCAGTTTGCCCACTCGTCGGTCTTCATGATTCTCACGCCCGACGGGAGGATTTCCCGGTACCTGTCGCCCTTCCTGGGCGATGACAAGGCGTTGGCCGAACAGATGAAGCTGGCGCTGCTCGAAGCATCGGACGGGAAGATCGCCAAGGGTGTCAGCGAATTGATGATGAGCTGGTGCTTTATGTACGACCCGAAGGCGGGCGCGTACACGCTGCAGGCGATGCGCGTCATGAAATTCGGCGCGATCGTCTCGATCGTGGCGGTCGGCTCGCTGATCGCGGGGCTGATGTTCATCGATCGCGCGCGTCGCAAGCGCCCGCAACCGGGGAGCGAAGGGCGGGCGGTTCAGGACAATCGAATCGTTGAGAACGGCGGAGAGGAGCTTCGCGCGCCCGGCTCCGGCCCGGCGCAAGGGACTTCCTTCTCTTCCTGA